A window from Dysidea avara chromosome 2, odDysAvar1.4, whole genome shotgun sequence encodes these proteins:
- the LOC136247456 gene encoding uncharacterized protein isoform X1, whose protein sequence is MGLPIKKRLKPDAVPTIFPRPVHGSFCYSSTPPPRPAAEKRQRKAVVYEAMSTTPTTEELEASLGAQPSLTQLSSVQSSSTQLLSVDAQSSSIQLSSTPEPPAHKSPVTVTHLPGVDSIGVQCNLLAAPPLKKLSKVPNALEESFTTDPEDTDMGDHEETDLDSSFQTTQDDTTTDDEIEQQMDPGSTLDEIKYIVCKSSLLELFTSCTSCHNICNGTISQPKGTFICVKQLCSHCGHKRIWMSQPMIKDTPAGNVMLSAAILFSGSTPGKILRLMNEMRIACICDSTFYNHQTAYLYPAVVSVWESHQTKLLAECRSRGTALSIGGDGRADSPGHSAKYGSYSLIDFDSNKIIHMELVQVKFAHCFYIICDWICSQSNQVTSSNHMEKEGLSRALKFLDAKYLQVGTLVTDRHKQIYKFISKQYPDIEHCYDVWHVSKGVKKKLNKAAKYKDCELINEWIKSITNHMYWCAASATSGNDMTVRWKSLMNHLCDEHEDCYHANDLGNRRKKWFIPGTKAWEKLSDIIGNPRLIYDIKKLSPSQQTSSVESYHSVINHFAPKLMAFCYHGMHCRLLIAAMHFNENYKRPQEFTRDGKERRRLTFPKSKQGECTPKVVPVPKTYSKLVKVFILFVTYSLQTMQTN, encoded by the exons ATGGGATTGCCAATAAAGAAGCGATTAAAACCTGATGCTGTCCCAACAATATTTCCACGACCTGTGCACGGAAGTTTCTGCTATTCCAGTACTCCACCACCCAGACCAGCTGCTGAAAAGCGTCAGCGAAAAGCG GTAGTTTATGAAGCTATGTCAACAACTCCAACAACAGAAGAACTGGAAGCAAGTCTAGGTGCACAACCTTCATTGACCCAGTTGTCAAGTGTACAGTCTTCATCGACTCAGTTGTTAAGTGTAGATGCTCAGTCTTCATCGATCCAGTTGTCCTCAACTCCTGAGCCACCTGCACACAAAA GTCCTGTGACTGTTACGCACCTGCCTGGCGTGGATTCTATAGGGGTACAATGTAACCTCTTGGCTGCTCCACCACTGAAGAAACTTTCAAAGGTACCAAATGCCCTTGAGGAGTCATTTACCACTGATCCAGAAGACACTGACATGGGTGATCATGAGGAAACTGATCTAGACTCATCATTTCAGACCACACAGGATGATACCACAACAGA TGATGAAATTGAGCAACAAATGGATCCAGGATCAACACTAGATGAGATAAAGTACATAGTCTGTAAGTCATCACTATTGGAGCTATTCACATCATGTACATCATGCCACAACATATGCAATGGTACCATCTCACAACCCAAGGGAACATTTATCTGTGTAAAACAGCTCTGTTCCCATTGTGGCCACAAAAGGATATGGATGAGTCAACCAATGATCAAGGATACACCAGCTGGAAATGTGATGCTTTCTGCTGCCATTCTCTTCAGTGGTAGTACTCCTGGAAAAATATTGCGGCTAATGAATGAGATGCGAATAGCATGTATTTGTGATAGTACCTTCTACAACCACCAGACAGCTTACCTTTATCCTGCAGTGGTTTCAGTATGGGAAAGCCATCAAACAAAGCTGTTGGCAGAGTGCAGAAGTCGTGGTACTGCCCTGTCTATAGGAGGTGATGGGAGAGCTGACAGCCCTGGACACTCAGCAAAGTACGGCTCTTACAGTCTTATTGATTTTGATAGCAACAAAATTATTCACATGGAACTAGTCCAGGTAAAATTTGCACACTGTTTTTATATCATATGTGATTGGATATGTTCCCAGAGTAATCAAGTAACGTCTAGTAATCACATGGAGAAAGAGGGACTATCCAGGGCTCTTAAATTCTTAGATGCTAAGTATTTGCAAGTAGGCACATTGGTTACTGATAGGCATAAGCAAATTTACAAGTTTATCAGTAAGCAGTACCCAGACATTGAACATTGCTATGATGTGTGGCATGTGTCAAAAG GGGTAAAGAAGAAATTAAACAAGGCAGCAAAATACAAGGACTGCGAACTTATTAATGAATGGATAAAAAGTATTACCAATCATATGTACTGGTGTGCAGCATCAGCTACAAGTGGTAATGACATGACAGTTCGTTGGAAGTCCTTGATGAATCATTTGTGTGACGAACATGAAGACTGTTACCACGCTAATGACCTGGGCAATAGGCGTAAAAAGTGGTTTATACCAG GTACTAAAGCATGGGAGAAACTCAGTGATATCATTGGAAACCCTCGATTAATATATGATATTAAAAAGCTCTCCCCTAGCCAACAGACCAGCAGCGTTGAGAGCTATCACAGTGTAATCAACCACTTTGCTCCTAAACTGATGGCTTTTTGTTATCATGGAATGCATTGCAG GTTATTGATTGCTGCAATGCATTTTAATGAAAATTATAAGAGGCCACAGGAATTCACAAGAGATGGCAAAGAGCGGAGACGGCTGACTTTTCCAAAATCGAAGCAAGGGGAATGTACACCCAAAGTAGTCCCAGTGCCGAAAACTTACAGTAAGTTGGTCAAAGTATTCATCTTGTTTGTTACATACTCATTACAGACTATGCAAACGAATTGA
- the LOC136247456 gene encoding uncharacterized protein isoform X3 — MGLPIKKRLKPDAVPTIFPRPVHGSFCYSSTPPPRPAAEKRQRKAVVYEAMSTTPTTEELEASLGAQPSLTQLSSVQSSSTQLLSVDAQSSSIQLSSTPEPPAHKSPVTVTHLPGVDSIGVQCNLLAAPPLKKLSKVPNALEESFTTDPEDTDMGDHEETDLDSSFQTTQDDTTTDDEIEQQMDPGSTLDEIKYIVCKSSLLELFTSCTSCHNICNGTISQPKGTFICVKQLCSHCGHKRIWMSQPMIKDTPAGNVMLSAAILFSGSTPGKILRLMNEMRIACICDSTFYNHQTAYLYPAVVSVWESHQTKLLAECRSRGTALSIGGDGRADSPGHSAKYGSYSLIDFDSNKIIHMELVQVKFAHCFYIICDWICSQSNQVTSSNHMEKEGLSRALKFLDAKYLQVGTLVTDRHKQIYKFISKQYPDIEHCYDVWHVSKGVKKKLNKAAKYKDCELINEWIKSITNHMYWCAASATSGNDMTVRWKSLMNHLCDEHEDCYHANDLGNRRKKWFIPGTKAWEKLSDIIGNPRLIYDIKKLSPSQQTSSVESYHSVINHFAPKLMAFCYHGMHCR; from the exons ATGGGATTGCCAATAAAGAAGCGATTAAAACCTGATGCTGTCCCAACAATATTTCCACGACCTGTGCACGGAAGTTTCTGCTATTCCAGTACTCCACCACCCAGACCAGCTGCTGAAAAGCGTCAGCGAAAAGCG GTAGTTTATGAAGCTATGTCAACAACTCCAACAACAGAAGAACTGGAAGCAAGTCTAGGTGCACAACCTTCATTGACCCAGTTGTCAAGTGTACAGTCTTCATCGACTCAGTTGTTAAGTGTAGATGCTCAGTCTTCATCGATCCAGTTGTCCTCAACTCCTGAGCCACCTGCACACAAAA GTCCTGTGACTGTTACGCACCTGCCTGGCGTGGATTCTATAGGGGTACAATGTAACCTCTTGGCTGCTCCACCACTGAAGAAACTTTCAAAGGTACCAAATGCCCTTGAGGAGTCATTTACCACTGATCCAGAAGACACTGACATGGGTGATCATGAGGAAACTGATCTAGACTCATCATTTCAGACCACACAGGATGATACCACAACAGA TGATGAAATTGAGCAACAAATGGATCCAGGATCAACACTAGATGAGATAAAGTACATAGTCTGTAAGTCATCACTATTGGAGCTATTCACATCATGTACATCATGCCACAACATATGCAATGGTACCATCTCACAACCCAAGGGAACATTTATCTGTGTAAAACAGCTCTGTTCCCATTGTGGCCACAAAAGGATATGGATGAGTCAACCAATGATCAAGGATACACCAGCTGGAAATGTGATGCTTTCTGCTGCCATTCTCTTCAGTGGTAGTACTCCTGGAAAAATATTGCGGCTAATGAATGAGATGCGAATAGCATGTATTTGTGATAGTACCTTCTACAACCACCAGACAGCTTACCTTTATCCTGCAGTGGTTTCAGTATGGGAAAGCCATCAAACAAAGCTGTTGGCAGAGTGCAGAAGTCGTGGTACTGCCCTGTCTATAGGAGGTGATGGGAGAGCTGACAGCCCTGGACACTCAGCAAAGTACGGCTCTTACAGTCTTATTGATTTTGATAGCAACAAAATTATTCACATGGAACTAGTCCAGGTAAAATTTGCACACTGTTTTTATATCATATGTGATTGGATATGTTCCCAGAGTAATCAAGTAACGTCTAGTAATCACATGGAGAAAGAGGGACTATCCAGGGCTCTTAAATTCTTAGATGCTAAGTATTTGCAAGTAGGCACATTGGTTACTGATAGGCATAAGCAAATTTACAAGTTTATCAGTAAGCAGTACCCAGACATTGAACATTGCTATGATGTGTGGCATGTGTCAAAAG GGGTAAAGAAGAAATTAAACAAGGCAGCAAAATACAAGGACTGCGAACTTATTAATGAATGGATAAAAAGTATTACCAATCATATGTACTGGTGTGCAGCATCAGCTACAAGTGGTAATGACATGACAGTTCGTTGGAAGTCCTTGATGAATCATTTGTGTGACGAACATGAAGACTGTTACCACGCTAATGACCTGGGCAATAGGCGTAAAAAGTGGTTTATACCAG GTACTAAAGCATGGGAGAAACTCAGTGATATCATTGGAAACCCTCGATTAATATATGATATTAAAAAGCTCTCCCCTAGCCAACAGACCAGCAGCGTTGAGAGCTATCACAGTGTAATCAACCACTTTGCTCCTAAACTGATGGCTTTTTGTTATCATGGAATGCATTGCAGGTAA
- the LOC136247456 gene encoding uncharacterized protein isoform X2: MGLPIKKRLKPDAVPTIFPRPVHGSFCYSSTPPPRPAAEKRQRKAVVYEAMSTTPTTEELEASLGAQPSLTQLSSVQSSSTQLLSVDAQSSSIQLSSTPEPPAHKSPVTVTHLPGVDSIGVQCNLLAAPPLKKLSKVPNALEESFTTDPEDTDMGDHEETDLDSSFQTTQDDTTTDDEIEQQMDPGSTLDEIKYIVCKSSLLELFTSCTSCHNICNGTISQPKGTFICVKQLCSHCGHKRIWMSQPMIKDTPAGNVMLSAAILFSGSTPGKILRLMNEMRIACICDSTFYNHQTAYLYPAVVSVWESHQTKLLAECRSRGTALSIGGDGRADSPGHSAKYGSYSLIDFDSNKIIHMELVQSNQVTSSNHMEKEGLSRALKFLDAKYLQVGTLVTDRHKQIYKFISKQYPDIEHCYDVWHVSKGVKKKLNKAAKYKDCELINEWIKSITNHMYWCAASATSGNDMTVRWKSLMNHLCDEHEDCYHANDLGNRRKKWFIPGTKAWEKLSDIIGNPRLIYDIKKLSPSQQTSSVESYHSVINHFAPKLMAFCYHGMHCRLLIAAMHFNENYKRPQEFTRDGKERRRLTFPKSKQGECTPKVVPVPKTYSKLVKVFILFVTYSLQTMQTN; this comes from the exons ATGGGATTGCCAATAAAGAAGCGATTAAAACCTGATGCTGTCCCAACAATATTTCCACGACCTGTGCACGGAAGTTTCTGCTATTCCAGTACTCCACCACCCAGACCAGCTGCTGAAAAGCGTCAGCGAAAAGCG GTAGTTTATGAAGCTATGTCAACAACTCCAACAACAGAAGAACTGGAAGCAAGTCTAGGTGCACAACCTTCATTGACCCAGTTGTCAAGTGTACAGTCTTCATCGACTCAGTTGTTAAGTGTAGATGCTCAGTCTTCATCGATCCAGTTGTCCTCAACTCCTGAGCCACCTGCACACAAAA GTCCTGTGACTGTTACGCACCTGCCTGGCGTGGATTCTATAGGGGTACAATGTAACCTCTTGGCTGCTCCACCACTGAAGAAACTTTCAAAGGTACCAAATGCCCTTGAGGAGTCATTTACCACTGATCCAGAAGACACTGACATGGGTGATCATGAGGAAACTGATCTAGACTCATCATTTCAGACCACACAGGATGATACCACAACAGA TGATGAAATTGAGCAACAAATGGATCCAGGATCAACACTAGATGAGATAAAGTACATAGTCTGTAAGTCATCACTATTGGAGCTATTCACATCATGTACATCATGCCACAACATATGCAATGGTACCATCTCACAACCCAAGGGAACATTTATCTGTGTAAAACAGCTCTGTTCCCATTGTGGCCACAAAAGGATATGGATGAGTCAACCAATGATCAAGGATACACCAGCTGGAAATGTGATGCTTTCTGCTGCCATTCTCTTCAGTGGTAGTACTCCTGGAAAAATATTGCGGCTAATGAATGAGATGCGAATAGCATGTATTTGTGATAGTACCTTCTACAACCACCAGACAGCTTACCTTTATCCTGCAGTGGTTTCAGTATGGGAAAGCCATCAAACAAAGCTGTTGGCAGAGTGCAGAAGTCGTGGTACTGCCCTGTCTATAGGAGGTGATGGGAGAGCTGACAGCCCTGGACACTCAGCAAAGTACGGCTCTTACAGTCTTATTGATTTTGATAGCAACAAAATTATTCACATGGAACTAGTCCAG AGTAATCAAGTAACGTCTAGTAATCACATGGAGAAAGAGGGACTATCCAGGGCTCTTAAATTCTTAGATGCTAAGTATTTGCAAGTAGGCACATTGGTTACTGATAGGCATAAGCAAATTTACAAGTTTATCAGTAAGCAGTACCCAGACATTGAACATTGCTATGATGTGTGGCATGTGTCAAAAG GGGTAAAGAAGAAATTAAACAAGGCAGCAAAATACAAGGACTGCGAACTTATTAATGAATGGATAAAAAGTATTACCAATCATATGTACTGGTGTGCAGCATCAGCTACAAGTGGTAATGACATGACAGTTCGTTGGAAGTCCTTGATGAATCATTTGTGTGACGAACATGAAGACTGTTACCACGCTAATGACCTGGGCAATAGGCGTAAAAAGTGGTTTATACCAG GTACTAAAGCATGGGAGAAACTCAGTGATATCATTGGAAACCCTCGATTAATATATGATATTAAAAAGCTCTCCCCTAGCCAACAGACCAGCAGCGTTGAGAGCTATCACAGTGTAATCAACCACTTTGCTCCTAAACTGATGGCTTTTTGTTATCATGGAATGCATTGCAG GTTATTGATTGCTGCAATGCATTTTAATGAAAATTATAAGAGGCCACAGGAATTCACAAGAGATGGCAAAGAGCGGAGACGGCTGACTTTTCCAAAATCGAAGCAAGGGGAATGTACACCCAAAGTAGTCCCAGTGCCGAAAACTTACAGTAAGTTGGTCAAAGTATTCATCTTGTTTGTTACATACTCATTACAGACTATGCAAACGAATTGA